Part of the bacterium genome, GATGCCCCAGTGCTCGCGAACGACGCGGGCGTGTACTTCGGGATCTGGCGGGAGACTCGACACGTAGTAGTGGCGCTCCGTGCTGGTCTTGCCGTTGATGAGCCGAACTCGCTCGACCTGCACGGCGGTGCGCCGGTCAGTCCACTGCGCGCGCTTCCCGGCCGGCCATTCGCTCGGCTCGAGCACCCGAACGGTTCGCTCTTCAACCCGGCCGTGGGCGTCGTCCCGCGTGACGTGCGTCGGGACGCCTACGTATTGCTTGGACTCGGCTTCGGCGAAGAGTTCCGCCACGTACTTGTGTTGCCTGCCGCGGTTGCCCTTGAGCGCCAGGACGAAGTCCGCGCCTTTCGCGCGGATGGCGGTCGTCATCTCGGCCGTGCAGCCGTTGGCATCCGTGGTGACGATGGCTCCCTGGAGCTCCAACAGGGCGAGCATCTCCATGCTCGCCCCCGTCTCCCCGGAAGCGCCGCGCGTGACGGCGCGCTGCGAGAGCAGCAGCCGCTGCTGCGTGGCCCATACATGGACGAGATGGAGCGGAGTCTTGGACCCTGCCTTCTTGATCGCGCCTTTGAGCGACTTCCCGTCGATCGCGATGACCTCACCTTCGAAGCTCTTCGCGAGCCCCGCCACGAGCTCTCGAAAGCACTTCTCGAACGCCTTCGGCTCCAGCGACGAGAAGACGCGGCTGAAGGTGTCAGCACAGGGCACGCCGCTCGGCATGTCGAGGAAGGACTCCAGCCACTCCTTGCGGTTCTTCGCGAAGGCCGAGAGCTGATCCCACCCATCCGCGCCAGCGACGACCCCGCACAGCGCCATCACGAGGATGTTCAGCAAGGAGTGCAGCCGCGTCCGTTCAACGCGCGGATCGGGCAGGTTCTGGAAGTGTTCGACGACGAGCGAGACGAAGGGGGGCGGATGCTTTCGCATCCGCCCCGTAGATCACGCCCGAAATGCCCCGTCGATCCCCCTGCGCTAAGGGATCGATCTAAATGGGGTTTAG contains:
- a CDS encoding ISAs1 family transposase translates to MRKHPPPFVSLVVEHFQNLPDPRVERTRLHSLLNILVMALCGVVAGADGWDQLSAFAKNRKEWLESFLDMPSGVPCADTFSRVFSSLEPKAFEKCFRELVAGLAKSFEGEVIAIDGKSLKGAIKKAGSKTPLHLVHVWATQQRLLLSQRAVTRGASGETGASMEMLALLELQGAIVTTDANGCTAEMTTAIRAKGADFVLALKGNRGRQHKYVAELFAEAESKQYVGVPTHVTRDDAHGRVEERTVRVLEPSEWPAGKRAQWTDRRTAVQVERVRLINGKTSTERHYYVSSLPPDPEVHARVVREHWGIENHLHWSLDVTFGEDRRIIRNEVGAQNFALMARIALMLLRNEKSEKHGAPTKRKIAAWNPDYIFRVLTAGLS